The bacterium region AAGCCGAGAATTTTATTAAAAACAAAAAAAACCGACCAGACCCATTTGGTTTTAGGGGTTCGGGCTTTTGATCTTTTTGACGAACGTAAATATGCTTTAGAAGTTTTGGCTGATATTTTAGGCGGCGGTTTGAGCTCGCGGCTGTTTCAGAAAATCAGGGGAGAAATGGGGGCGGCTTATTATGTCAATGCTGGCGCCGGTCTTTATACCGACCACGGTTATTTAGCGGCTTCAGCCGGCGTTGACCACGCCAAAATTAACGAGGTTATTGAAGCAATACTTGAAGAATTTAAAAAATTAGCCACCGAACCCATAGGCGAAAAAGAACTTGAACGGGCCAAAAATCATTTAATCGGCCATTTAATTATGGGGCTTGAAACCTCCGACCAGTTAGCCGGTTTTTACGGCATTGAGGAAATTATCGCCAGAAAAATTATCACTCCGCAGGAGCTGATTAAAAAAATTCAGGAAGTCAAAAGCGGGGAAATCAGAGAAATTGCCAAGGATATTTTCCAGGACTCAAAACTCAATCTGGCGCTTATCGGTCCTTTCGAAGAGCCGGCTCGGTTTGAAAAGATTCTGTCTTTGAAGTAGAATTTAATTAATGGAACAGCGATATTTTGAAATTACATGGGCCAGTCTTTGGCGGATTTTGGCGTTCGTTTTGGCCTTGATTATCCTATACTTTATCAGGGAAATTGTGATTCTTTTGGCTTTAGCTATCGTCATTTCCGCGATTTGCCGGCCCTTTGTTGATTATCTTTCCGAAAAGAAAGTCGCCCGTTTTCTGGGGACGTCTTTTGTTTTTCTTTCAGTTTTAGTTATTTTAGGATTATTTCTTTGGTTGGTCGTTCCTCTTGTTATTTATCAGTTCGGTAATTTCATTACTAATTTCAATGAAACGATTTCCAAAATCGGCAGTTCTAATATTTTAGGGGAATTAATCCAGCAATTCATCATTAATCTTAAAGCGGCTTTTGATGTTTTGGCTAATGGCGTCTCTACCATCTTTAATTTAATTTTTTCAATTTTTGGCGGCATATTCATGGCCATCACTTGTTTGGTCTTAGCTTTTTATCTGACTGTTGAAGAAAAAGGAATAGAAAATTTTTTCCGGAGCATCCTCCCGGAAAGTTACGAAG contains the following coding sequences:
- a CDS encoding AI-2E family transporter gives rise to the protein MEQRYFEITWASLWRILAFVLALIILYFIREIVILLALAIVISAICRPFVDYLSEKKVARFLGTSFVFLSVLVILGLFLWLVVPLVIYQFGNFITNFNETISKIGSSNILGELIQQFIINLKAAFDVLANGVSTIFNLIFSIFGGIFMAITCLVLAFYLTVEEKGIENFFRSILPESYEDRIISILNKSTARIGRWFQGRIILSIIIGLLTWLGLYLLGVKYSGTLALLTAVLDIIPLVGPIFAGLIVFLAALTNSWLLAIWAVLFFFIIQHLEGMLLAPLIMKKMADLPPLVVLLAVLIGTQIAGLIGFLLAIPAAIFFQEIFEQSVRKKKQT